Below is a genomic region from Vitis riparia cultivar Riparia Gloire de Montpellier isolate 1030 chromosome 5, EGFV_Vit.rip_1.0, whole genome shotgun sequence.
CCCACACTCTTATTTCTGTGTTTGCCATTAGATCATGTGCTTTTGATCTGATGCCAATTGATGAAAAAGCCCACATAGGCCCTGGAGCTGGCTAAGAGGGCAGAGAGAGGTTGTTCCCAAGTCCCACCTTGTTGTCTGTACTCCTGGCGGCGTCGGCGCAAAGCAGGTGCACTGCTTTGGTGTGCTCTTGCTATGCACCATCAAGGAATTCTGGCAACACCATCCAggacaacaagaagaagaagcaatCAGGGGCAGAAGGAGAAGTTGATAATCATGAATTACAAGGTCAAGGCGACAGTACTGGGAGCTGTGGGTCTGATGGGCCTCTCAAGAGCAATCTCAAGAAAACTACATTAGTACTGGGGGAGAATCAGCTGAGGACAGCAAAGAGGAAAGTTACTTGGCCTGATTCTCAGGGTAAAGATATTGCTCATGTCCAAGAATTCGAACCCAGGTAAATCAAATTTGTCCCCAACTTACCTCCCCACCATCATTCATGGTTTTGTTTCCATTGAATGATTAAGACGTACCCCAACAGTTTCATCAAACTGCCCACACAATTGTGATGTGGGGAATGTTTGTGTGCCCTTTTGGATATTGACAACACAAGACCCAGTCTTTTGGCTTTCAAACCCAAATAaatattcactattttttttttttcccttcaattttATCCAGTGTGTTGGAAGATGGGGAACTTGAGGGAGTTAGGAACTCCTGCATTTGCGCAATTCAATGAAACAAGAAGAAGCTGAAGGTATGCATCCTGCTTCTCAACTAAACCAAGTGTATTATGCTTTTGTTTTCCAATATATATGTTAGTATTTAATTAGAGTTAGCTAAAGTACCAGCCTTCAATTCGAAGTGCAACAAGTAAAGAACATACTTTACCTTCAAAATAATGCCTTCTGCTGCTATTTGGGGAAGGTATGACTCTGAACATCCTACAAAGTTCTCAGAACCCCTATCAatctaacaaattaaatgtGACCCTGGACTGACGTCTTCATTAATGCTCTAAAAGCTGTGTGGATGGTTGGTCTTCATTAATGCTCTAAAAGCTGATGTCTGGAACAAGGCAAAAGCAAGCGCCTCCATAACCAGAGACAAGAGCATGGGaggctttcatttttttcctctttttttgcAGTCCTTTTACATAAAACATATGTGCATTAATGTAATATTAGGAATAGTAACATCCAAAGGCTGCACATAAAGTGGCCCCCCAAATCATTCATGCACTCACTGGAGGAACATGTTCACATGTTAGGTGGCCCCTCCcctctccatatatatataatttaatcaaCTGATTTCAAACTACATGATCACCATATGATAGCACGTCGATAAACACACTGATTGAATTAAAACTAACTATTTTTCTGCTTCTATGTTCAACATTCTTCAAAATGTTCACTCAATAAATTTGGGAATATTTCTCCTGGTCCTGGTTTGTGAACGTTGTAGTTGTATGGGTTAAAGAAcaatccttcaaattttaaaaatgcgAATATATAATACCCCAATATTTTGGCCAATTCAATCTAATATATTTGAATGATTAATTCAGCTTTCCTATGGATAATGCTTTAAAAACATCCGATCATATgtgattattttaattatatttggtttttaaagaatactaaagaaaaaaatgttaagaaaaataattatcttatatttgatttcactataaaaaatataaaaaaattaaatataattaaaattaatttaaaatttatatattttaaaattatttaatcttattataataaaaataataagtaaaatgaatttttaacaaaatataaaaataatttattaaatttaaacctattttttatttttcttcattttttctttctttttactttttttttgctctattttcttttattcgaATTTTCTCTTAAATATTT
It encodes:
- the LOC117915184 gene encoding uncharacterized protein LOC117915184, which produces MQHEKEKPPANKGRERLFPSPTLLSVLLAASAQSRCTALVCSCYAPSRNSGNTIQDNKKKKQSGAEGEVDNHELQGQGDSTGSCGSDGPLKSNLKKTTLVLGENQLRTAKRKVTWPDSQGKDIAHVQEFEPSVLEDGELEGVRNSCICAIQ